In Amycolatopsis jiangsuensis, the following proteins share a genomic window:
- a CDS encoding nuclear transport factor 2 family protein: MSFTLEDRWAITDLLSMHGHLVDDGHLDRFEDLFTADVVYDLTGFGQEPLRGVAALRAAGWALGADNPVAHHVTNIVVTAETDDRARARSKGLGIGADGTCASVSYDDVVVRTPDGWRISHRTLTPRRTPLGGLTGPG, encoded by the coding sequence ATGTCCTTCACCCTCGAAGACCGCTGGGCCATCACCGACCTGCTCTCGATGCACGGCCATCTCGTCGACGACGGGCACCTCGACCGCTTCGAGGACCTGTTCACCGCGGACGTCGTCTACGACCTCACCGGGTTCGGGCAGGAGCCGCTGCGCGGGGTGGCGGCGCTGCGCGCGGCCGGCTGGGCACTGGGCGCGGACAATCCGGTCGCCCATCACGTCACCAACATCGTCGTCACCGCGGAGACGGACGACCGGGCGCGGGCCCGCTCCAAGGGCCTCGGGATCGGAGCCGACGGCACCTGCGCTTCGGTGTCCTATGACGACGTCGTCGTGCGCACCCCGGACGGCTGGCGGATCAGCCACCGCACGCTGACGCCGCGCCGCACTCCCCTGGGCGGGCTGACCGGCCCGGGCTGA
- a CDS encoding ester cyclase → MGVEADNVARMRAFVEQVHEGGQVALIEEFVHPDFRNRSAKKGRPDDRSGVADVTRALHTAFAGLEVEIVHCVASDDVVATHKIYRGRHVGEWLGTPPSGHHVEFPVMDFVRVRDGRFVEHWSVLDPPSPA, encoded by the coding sequence ATGGGTGTGGAAGCGGACAACGTCGCGCGGATGCGTGCTTTCGTCGAGCAGGTGCACGAGGGTGGGCAGGTCGCGCTGATCGAGGAGTTCGTGCATCCGGATTTCCGGAACCGGTCGGCCAAGAAGGGCAGGCCGGACGACCGCAGCGGCGTCGCCGACGTCACGCGGGCGCTGCACACCGCGTTCGCCGGCCTCGAGGTCGAGATCGTGCACTGCGTGGCTTCCGACGACGTCGTGGCCACGCACAAGATCTACCGGGGACGCCACGTCGGGGAGTGGCTGGGGACACCCCCGTCGGGCCACCACGTCGAATTCCCCGTGATGGACTTCGTCCGGGTGCGCGATGGCCGGTTCGTCGAGCACTGGTCCGTTCTCGATCCGCCGTCCCCCGCGTAG
- a CDS encoding phosphotriesterase family protein, translating into MVETVRGAVAPEALGRVLMHEHIFVLSPEFVANYPEHDGFDESVHVPEAIATLRALKAAGIDTIVDPTVIGLGRYVPRVQAVAAATDLQIVVATGLYTYRDLPHYLQLRGPGTPLGGPEPLVEMFVGDLTEGIAGTGVKAGVLKCATDEPGLAPGVERVLLAVAEAHRRTGAPIMTHTHAGTRRGLDQQDVFAAEGVDLRRVLIGHCGDTTDLGYLTEIADRGSLLGMDRFGLDSYLPFEERVATVATLCERGYAGSMVLSHDAACYLDWMDQPLRETLLPNWHFLHITNEVLPALRARGVSEDDLTTMLVDNPRKFLAPAAAH; encoded by the coding sequence ATGGTCGAGACGGTCCGCGGCGCGGTGGCGCCCGAGGCACTGGGCCGGGTGCTGATGCACGAGCACATCTTCGTGCTGAGCCCGGAATTCGTGGCGAACTACCCGGAGCACGACGGGTTCGACGAGTCCGTGCACGTGCCGGAGGCGATCGCCACCCTGCGTGCGCTCAAGGCCGCCGGAATCGACACGATCGTCGATCCCACGGTGATCGGCCTGGGCCGGTACGTGCCGCGGGTGCAGGCCGTCGCGGCCGCGACGGACCTGCAGATCGTGGTCGCCACCGGTCTCTACACCTATCGCGACCTGCCGCACTACCTGCAGCTGCGCGGACCCGGCACGCCGCTGGGCGGGCCGGAACCGCTGGTCGAGATGTTCGTCGGGGACCTGACCGAGGGTATCGCCGGCACCGGGGTGAAGGCCGGGGTGCTCAAGTGCGCCACCGACGAGCCGGGGCTGGCCCCGGGCGTCGAACGGGTGCTGCTCGCGGTGGCCGAGGCGCACCGGCGGACCGGTGCGCCGATCATGACGCACACACACGCGGGTACCCGGCGTGGACTGGACCAGCAGGACGTGTTCGCGGCCGAGGGGGTCGACCTGCGGCGGGTGCTGATCGGGCACTGCGGCGACACCACCGACCTGGGCTACCTGACCGAGATCGCCGACCGCGGTTCGCTGCTCGGCATGGACCGGTTCGGCCTCGATTCGTACCTGCCGTTCGAGGAGCGCGTGGCGACGGTGGCGACGCTGTGCGAACGCGGCTACGCGGGCAGCATGGTGCTCTCGCACGACGCCGCGTGCTACCTGGACTGGATGGACCAGCCGCTGCGCGAGACTCTGCTGCCGAACTGGCACTTCCTGCACATCACGAACGAGGTGCTGCCCGCGTTGCGAGCGCGGGGCGTCAGCGAGGACGACCTCACGACGATGCTGGTCGACAATCCCCGGAAGTTCCTCGCGCCCGCCGCCGCGCACTGA
- a CDS encoding SDR family NAD(P)-dependent oxidoreductase: MARLDDRIAVVFGAGSSGAELSNGRAAALAYARAGATVAAVDLVKESAEETTRLITEEGGTAVPLTADVTEEDDVADAVASVVSTLGVPAVLHNNVGAAVTGSLTGLSVAEWDAAVAVNLTGVFLACKHTLPHMLAAGRGAIVNVSSLASIRHTGYEYPAYMAAKAAVNQLTVSLALTHARHGVRVNAVLPGLIDTPLVGRQLDRDPGARAARDEASPTGRMGSPWDVAHAAVFLASDEAAYINGACLPVDGGLSAKTG, encoded by the coding sequence GTGGCGCGTCTGGACGACCGGATCGCCGTGGTGTTCGGGGCCGGTTCGAGCGGGGCGGAACTCAGCAACGGCCGCGCGGCAGCGCTCGCCTACGCCCGTGCCGGTGCCACCGTCGCCGCGGTGGACCTGGTGAAGGAGAGCGCGGAGGAGACTACCCGGCTGATCACCGAGGAAGGCGGCACGGCCGTACCGCTGACCGCGGACGTGACCGAGGAGGACGACGTGGCGGACGCGGTCGCGTCCGTGGTGTCCACGCTGGGCGTGCCGGCGGTGCTGCACAACAACGTCGGCGCGGCGGTCACCGGCTCGCTGACCGGGCTGTCGGTGGCGGAGTGGGACGCGGCGGTCGCGGTGAACCTCACCGGCGTCTTTCTGGCGTGCAAGCACACCCTGCCGCACATGCTCGCGGCCGGCCGCGGCGCGATCGTGAACGTCTCCTCGCTGGCGAGCATCCGGCACACCGGCTACGAGTATCCCGCCTACATGGCCGCGAAGGCGGCGGTCAACCAGCTGACCGTGTCGCTCGCCCTGACGCATGCCCGCCACGGCGTCCGGGTCAACGCCGTACTGCCCGGCCTGATCGACACCCCGCTGGTCGGCCGTCAGCTGGACCGGGACCCGGGCGCGCGGGCCGCCCGCGACGAGGCCAGCCCGACCGGGCGGATGGGCAGTCCCTGGGACGTCGCCCACGCGGCGGTGTTCCTCGCCTCGGACGAGGCGGCCTACATCAACGGCGCCTGTCTGCCGGTGGACGGCGGGCTGAGCGCGAAAACCGGGTAG